From one Bacteroidia bacterium genomic stretch:
- a CDS encoding endonuclease, whose protein sequence is MLKRLFTAAILSFSAGAFAQAPLPTSYNFEGFAGQSSLSAGWTTNITGTYTYTTGQSGVSGKIDLQGEYIGVQTNDPMGVVTYYLKGSTSNGAAWQGTFTLEESTNGSNWTALTTFSNNLNANNFVQYTANPNAASRYIRWFFTAKSSGSNVAIDEISIAQAVVTSQEINVKQNGSTIFSGGTSAPFSSNVSTPLTVNFTVENQGTQQSLSLSGVNFSGPAASDFSVSSPSFPATVSPSGNTTLAVTFTPSAAGTRSAVMTIANNDADEGSYVINLFGVGGEYATEPAAQATGLSFSNVKAYRYTANFTAASSAPTGYLVLRKIGSAVTETPVDGTFYTRGDAIGGAKVVSVGSATSVVPTYNVANTDYYFAVYAYNGTGAVVNYLQSNPLTGSVTTTGANPGSYYNGVDPSASTFVNDLQAVINPHTSIFYGNYDETMVRLFSSRDTTNGQKVVTCVYSGLNQVYSEPFDWTTADFSREHTYCHDWMPTNPADNPELPEYNDQHHIFPAKFTDVNETRSNLPLDNVATVVSTFQDATYGKNSSGKNVFEPRDSHKGDAARALFYMCAAYNGESGNSWTLPHAAIYENQNVLRQWHFQDPPDAWEIARNEFLDSLQGNRNPFIDNPDWVCHIDFFTMNYIANPGTAPCEFTDVETPSLLDNQLAVFPNPSKAFLNISLNVDQYQPVQIQLCDLLGKVVLQGNYKASKGNNQYSFNTENLTPGQYLVKITSGDSAIVKNWIKE, encoded by the coding sequence ATGCTAAAACGTTTATTTACTGCGGCAATCCTAAGTTTTTCCGCAGGTGCTTTTGCCCAGGCTCCTCTGCCAACTTCGTATAATTTCGAAGGCTTTGCAGGGCAATCCAGCCTTTCTGCCGGTTGGACTACCAACATAACCGGTACTTATACCTATACCACTGGTCAGTCGGGGGTTTCCGGTAAAATTGACCTTCAAGGCGAATACATTGGGGTTCAAACAAACGACCCAATGGGCGTAGTTACTTACTACCTGAAAGGATCTACCTCCAATGGTGCAGCCTGGCAAGGAACTTTTACTTTGGAAGAGTCTACAAATGGTAGCAACTGGACAGCACTTACCACATTTTCCAACAACCTGAATGCGAACAACTTTGTTCAATACACCGCTAATCCTAATGCCGCCAGTCGTTACATCCGTTGGTTCTTTACCGCAAAATCATCCGGAAGCAATGTGGCCATTGATGAAATTAGCATCGCTCAGGCAGTTGTTACTTCACAAGAGATTAACGTGAAACAAAACGGATCTACTATCTTCTCCGGTGGAACTTCTGCTCCTTTCTCTTCCAATGTTTCAACGCCTCTAACAGTGAATTTTACTGTTGAAAACCAAGGAACTCAACAAAGTTTATCTCTTAGCGGAGTTAACTTTTCAGGTCCGGCAGCTTCTGATTTTTCTGTTAGCTCACCAAGTTTTCCTGCTACGGTTTCTCCTTCCGGCAATACTACTTTAGCCGTAACCTTTACTCCATCTGCTGCCGGAACTCGTTCGGCTGTGATGACCATTGCAAATAACGATGCCGATGAAGGTTCTTATGTGATTAACCTTTTTGGGGTGGGTGGAGAATATGCTACCGAACCAGCGGCTCAAGCTACCGGTTTAAGTTTTTCAAATGTGAAAGCGTATCGTTACACAGCCAACTTTACTGCAGCCTCTTCTGCTCCAACCGGTTATTTGGTGTTGCGTAAAATTGGTTCTGCAGTAACTGAAACCCCTGTGGATGGTACTTTTTATACACGTGGTGATGCCATTGGTGGTGCTAAAGTTGTAAGTGTTGGTTCGGCAACTTCCGTTGTTCCTACCTACAACGTTGCCAATACCGATTATTACTTTGCTGTTTATGCCTACAACGGCACCGGAGCGGTTGTAAATTACCTGCAATCCAACCCTTTAACCGGTTCTGTAACCACAACAGGTGCTAACCCGGGCAGCTATTACAATGGTGTTGATCCTTCTGCCTCCACCTTCGTGAATGACCTGCAAGCTGTAATTAACCCACATACTTCTATTTTCTATGGAAATTACGACGAAACCATGGTTCGTTTGTTTTCCTCCCGCGATACTACCAACGGACAAAAAGTGGTAACCTGTGTATATTCCGGTTTAAACCAAGTTTATTCTGAACCATTTGATTGGACAACAGCAGACTTCAGTCGGGAGCATACCTATTGCCATGATTGGATGCCAACTAACCCGGCCGACAATCCTGAACTACCGGAATACAATGATCAACACCACATCTTTCCGGCTAAGTTCACTGATGTAAACGAAACCAGAAGCAATTTGCCATTGGATAATGTAGCTACCGTGGTAAGTACCTTCCAAGATGCCACCTATGGTAAAAATTCTTCCGGGAAAAATGTTTTTGAACCTCGCGATAGCCATAAAGGTGATGCTGCTAGAGCCTTGTTTTATATGTGTGCCGCTTACAATGGCGAAAGTGGAAACTCCTGGACTTTGCCTCATGCCGCTATATATGAAAACCAAAATGTATTGCGTCAATGGCATTTCCAAGATCCACCGGATGCCTGGGAAATTGCCCGCAATGAATTCCTTGATTCTTTACAAGGAAACCGGAATCCTTTTATTGATAATCCTGATTGGGTTTGTCACATCGACTTCTTTACCATGAATTATATCGCAAACCCAGGTACCGCACCTTGCGAATTTACCGATGTAGAAACCCCAAGTTTATTGGATAATCAATTGGCAGTTTTCCCTAACCCAAGTAAAGCCTTTTTAAACATTTCCCTAAATGTAGATCAATACCAACCTGTTCAAATTCAGTTGTGCGACTTGCTTGGTAAAGTAGTTCTGCAAGGAAATTACAAAGCCTCTAAAGGAAATAACCAATACTCCTTTAATACCGAAAACCTAACTCCTGGACAATACTTGGTAAAAATCACTTCGGGTGATTCAGCTATTGTGAAAAACTGGATTAAGGAATAA
- a CDS encoding TonB-dependent receptor has product MSHLMDFKKFVLATILFLASGVYVFAQGVLKGTVKNLTTGETLIGATVSYGPGKGTTTDLDGNYSIDLPDGEYEISISYVGFTPKVQKVKISGKPYLLDASLEPTQLQEVEVVADVARSRETPIAFTNLSGARIQEESASRDLPMVLNSTPGVYATEQGGGMGDSRINIRGFDQRNVAVMVDGVPVNDMENGQVFWSNWDNLGDITRTMQVQRGLGASKLAIPSVGGTINIMTKGIDSKKGGYVKQEVGNNAMFRTSFGFNSGRLKGGWGITLAGSYKQGQGWTDKTDFQAWGYFLKIQKEFKNQMLTFSVSGAPQTHGQRSFRLPVAVYSTQLAEKLGISSHQIDSTLNSSDNYSSSFIGDRGLRYNAGWGIYTDENGVRHELNPSQNIYHKPQFNLSHFWTPNEKFTWSNVAYLSIGRGGGEAFVSTSGYPRDSATGAFNLTPMYEQNSTYINTGYDTTLTMSNKNGIIRRSVNNHFWYGLLSTLNYNPIKRLSIMGGLDIRSYKGTHYQEIANLFGGDYYIGDKNNLEPRPLGPGDPNISYRKKTVGDKINYYNDGIIRWFGAFAQGEYKGSNFTVFLNGSFSMTGYKRVDYFRKKDLVLSDTTLEEAVGWGDTLAYNGNNYTIESKEARYNTQDWRWFPGFTVKMGANYNLDENNSIFMNAGLLSIAPRYSQFYSNTSNLSFPDVKQQMIKAVELGYGLKLKKHALNANLYYTYWTNKPPASIPTINIAGDSYSYVLQGINTQSIGLEIDATGYIVKKLQYEVMASIADWTYRGNGLAYLYSSGTEVIVDTLRPVTNGIHTGDAAQLQAAFSLRYEPIKGGYLKFRFNYFGNNYSTFDPLTLIKYDDGTGNIINNEGRDSWKIPDYYYLELHAGYKFKLWKLVLNANASVINLLNQSYITDAVNGGNFDAASATVFVAQGRRYTIGLKIEF; this is encoded by the coding sequence ATGTCTCATCTTATGGATTTCAAAAAGTTTGTTTTAGCAACCATTTTATTCCTGGCTTCAGGAGTTTATGTTTTTGCACAAGGAGTATTAAAAGGGACGGTAAAAAACCTCACCACCGGGGAAACTCTCATTGGTGCAACCGTATCTTATGGTCCAGGCAAAGGAACTACCACGGATTTGGATGGGAATTATTCCATCGATTTGCCCGATGGCGAATACGAAATTAGTATTTCCTATGTAGGATTTACGCCCAAAGTTCAAAAGGTTAAAATAAGCGGAAAACCTTATTTGTTAGATGCCTCCTTAGAGCCTACCCAACTGCAAGAGGTGGAGGTAGTGGCAGATGTTGCTCGCAGCCGTGAAACCCCTATTGCTTTTACAAACTTAAGCGGAGCCCGAATTCAGGAAGAATCAGCCTCCAGGGATTTGCCTATGGTGTTGAATTCCACCCCGGGTGTTTATGCTACAGAACAAGGTGGTGGTATGGGTGACAGCCGCATCAATATTCGCGGATTTGACCAACGAAACGTGGCTGTTATGGTAGACGGTGTTCCGGTAAACGATATGGAAAACGGACAAGTTTTTTGGAGCAATTGGGATAACCTGGGGGATATTACCCGTACCATGCAGGTACAGCGTGGTTTAGGAGCCTCCAAATTGGCTATTCCCAGCGTTGGTGGAACTATCAATATTATGACCAAAGGTATTGATAGCAAAAAAGGCGGATACGTTAAACAGGAAGTGGGAAACAATGCCATGTTTCGTACTAGCTTTGGTTTTAACTCCGGTCGTTTGAAAGGCGGTTGGGGAATTACCTTGGCAGGTAGTTACAAGCAAGGACAAGGCTGGACGGACAAAACCGATTTTCAGGCATGGGGGTATTTTCTAAAGATTCAAAAGGAATTCAAAAATCAAATGTTGACCTTTTCGGTAAGTGGAGCCCCACAAACCCATGGTCAACGTTCGTTCCGGTTGCCGGTTGCCGTTTATAGCACCCAACTAGCCGAAAAACTTGGAATAAGTAGTCATCAGATAGATAGCACACTGAACAGTTCTGATAATTATAGCAGTTCATTTATTGGCGATCGTGGACTTCGGTACAATGCAGGATGGGGAATTTATACCGATGAAAATGGTGTTCGACATGAATTAAATCCCAGTCAGAATATTTACCATAAACCTCAATTTAACCTGAGTCATTTTTGGACACCCAATGAGAAATTCACCTGGAGCAATGTGGCTTATTTATCCATTGGTCGTGGAGGAGGAGAAGCTTTTGTAAGTACCAGCGGTTATCCAAGGGATTCTGCTACCGGAGCATTTAACTTAACTCCGATGTATGAACAAAATTCAACTTACATCAATACCGGTTATGATACCACCTTGACCATGAGTAATAAGAATGGTATTATACGCCGCTCTGTAAACAACCATTTTTGGTATGGTTTGCTATCAACTTTGAATTATAATCCTATCAAGCGTTTAAGTATTATGGGAGGATTAGACATACGAAGCTATAAAGGAACCCATTATCAGGAGATTGCCAATTTGTTTGGCGGGGATTATTATATTGGAGATAAAAACAATCTGGAGCCAAGACCTTTGGGGCCCGGAGACCCCAACATCTCCTACCGCAAAAAAACAGTTGGTGACAAAATCAATTATTACAATGATGGAATTATACGTTGGTTTGGTGCTTTTGCACAAGGAGAATATAAAGGAAGCAATTTTACGGTATTTCTTAATGGTTCTTTTTCTATGACCGGCTATAAACGGGTAGATTACTTCCGTAAAAAGGATCTGGTTTTATCCGATACTACCTTGGAGGAGGCGGTAGGTTGGGGCGATACCCTAGCCTATAATGGCAATAATTACACCATTGAATCGAAAGAAGCCAGATACAACACTCAGGATTGGCGCTGGTTTCCGGGCTTTACCGTAAAAATGGGAGCTAACTATAACCTGGATGAGAATAACAGCATTTTTATGAATGCCGGACTATTGAGCATTGCTCCTAGATACTCTCAGTTTTATTCGAACACTTCCAATTTGTCATTCCCGGATGTTAAGCAACAAATGATCAAAGCAGTGGAATTGGGGTACGGGCTTAAATTAAAGAAACATGCCTTAAATGCCAACCTATACTATACTTACTGGACCAATAAACCACCTGCCAGCATTCCAACCATCAACATAGCTGGAGACAGCTATTCTTATGTGTTGCAAGGTATAAATACTCAAAGTATTGGATTGGAAATAGATGCCACCGGTTACATTGTAAAGAAATTGCAATATGAAGTTATGGCTTCTATTGCAGACTGGACTTACCGGGGAAATGGCTTAGCTTATTTGTATAGTTCAGGTACTGAAGTTATTGTTGACACCCTGCGTCCCGTTACCAATGGAATACATACCGGGGATGCCGCTCAATTACAAGCCGCATTTTCATTGAGGTATGAACCAATTAAAGGGGGATATTTAAAATTCCGATTTAATTACTTTGGAAACAATTACTCAACCTTTGACCCGCTTACTTTAATCAAGTATGATGATGGTACGGGTAATATCATCAACAATGAAGGCCGAGATTCCTGGAAAATTCCGGATTATTACTATTTGGAATTGCATGCAGGATATAAATTCAAACTCTGGAAACTAGTCTTAAATGCCAATGCAAGCGTTATCAACCTATTAAACCAAAGTTATATAACTGATGCGGTAAATGGCGGTAATTTTGACGCTGCTTCTGCTACAGTTTTTGTTGCTCAAGGACGCAGATATACCATTGGACTCAAAATCGAATTCTAA
- a CDS encoding lamin tail domain-containing protein — translation MKKIFTTLFAVSLASLASAQCTQLFISEYIDGDGNDKALEIYNPTNQPISLTGYFIRRYSNGSTAYTAGGELALSGTIAPNDVWVIVNGQTTGTASSPACSPALQALADQLDGAYPAPTYMNGDDAVVLEFGTEKVDIFGKIGEDPGTAWTNEYPYTDAQGAWITKDHTMRRKAGVDRGVATNPDFFDPLAEYDTLVVNTWDGLGTHDCVCATGIKESSKHFVSVFPNPSNNTEVTLSTKNKVTRVELVDRSGKVVASFMNNEAYLSGMQFSTVGIDKGLYIVKAYFDQNTIGYSKLSIN, via the coding sequence ATGAAGAAAATTTTTACTACCTTATTCGCTGTATCTTTGGCTTCCTTAGCTTCAGCACAATGCACCCAATTGTTCATTTCTGAATACATTGATGGTGATGGAAATGACAAGGCTTTGGAGATTTATAATCCAACTAATCAACCAATTAGCCTTACCGGATACTTTATTAGACGTTATAGCAATGGTAGCACGGCTTATACTGCCGGTGGCGAACTTGCACTATCAGGAACAATTGCTCCAAATGATGTTTGGGTTATTGTAAACGGACAAACCACCGGAACAGCAAGCTCTCCTGCTTGTAGTCCGGCGTTACAAGCTTTGGCAGACCAGTTGGATGGAGCTTATCCTGCACCAACTTATATGAATGGTGACGATGCCGTGGTTTTGGAATTTGGTACTGAAAAAGTGGATATCTTCGGTAAAATTGGTGAAGATCCCGGTACTGCTTGGACCAATGAATACCCATATACCGATGCTCAAGGTGCTTGGATTACCAAGGATCATACCATGCGTCGTAAGGCCGGTGTTGATCGTGGTGTTGCCACCAACCCTGATTTTTTTGATCCATTGGCTGAATATGATACCTTGGTAGTAAACACCTGGGATGGTTTAGGAACTCATGACTGTGTTTGTGCTACCGGAATTAAAGAAAGTAGCAAACATTTTGTTTCTGTGTTCCCAAATCCGTCTAATAACACAGAAGTTACCCTTTCCACTAAAAATAAAGTTACCCGTGTTGAGCTTGTTGATCGCTCAGGTAAAGTAGTTGCTAGTTTCATGAACAACGAAGCCTACCTAAGCGGAATGCAATTTTCTACCGTAGGAATTGACAAAGGTTTATACATTGTAAAAGCCTATTTCGACCAAAATACGATTGGATACAGCAAGTTATCCATTAACTAA
- a CDS encoding T9SS type A sorting domain-containing protein codes for MKKLLPSLLALCVPALVSAQITIDQTDFPAVGDLYFEATDTMPSASIDLGSGSSSSQSWNFTSLSQHRLDTLAFLSPSAVPNGDQFPTADMAMTQMGGYAFATISSSEVEIMGFSGDFQGLGFVLQIPFDDPQTLVKLPTTLGTNFMDTYHFRKAFKLTGTYASFVDSAMIVHTGHSSSVVDAFGTLTGPLGQFEVLRNQTTDWTTDSVFIKGGLFGPQTWGLANFQQFGQNIPNPIVDSTITYDFLEKSFGYTMVRMITDKGTGERTSARFLVNPESVSDLNSYVSVLVYPNPATDFMYVELGQTNRAIAKISNLNGQLLSEITLTEGKNEIATSGLNSGLYLLQVQTEDGKNLLNSKISVSR; via the coding sequence ATGAAAAAACTATTACCCTCATTATTAGCTTTGTGTGTACCGGCATTGGTTTCGGCACAAATTACCATCGATCAAACGGATTTTCCTGCCGTTGGTGATTTGTATTTCGAAGCTACCGACACTATGCCCTCTGCTTCCATTGATTTGGGTTCCGGCAGCAGCAGCAGTCAATCCTGGAACTTCACCTCCCTATCTCAACATCGTTTAGATACCTTGGCTTTTTTAAGTCCTTCGGCAGTTCCCAATGGCGACCAATTCCCAACAGCCGATATGGCCATGACCCAAATGGGTGGTTATGCTTTCGCAACCATTAGCTCATCCGAAGTAGAAATTATGGGCTTTTCGGGCGATTTCCAAGGCTTGGGTTTCGTTTTGCAAATTCCTTTCGACGATCCTCAAACTCTGGTAAAACTTCCAACTACCTTGGGAACCAACTTTATGGATACTTACCATTTTCGCAAAGCATTTAAATTAACAGGTACTTATGCCAGCTTTGTCGACTCAGCCATGATAGTTCATACCGGACACTCCAGCTCTGTTGTTGATGCCTTTGGTACCCTAACCGGTCCATTGGGCCAATTCGAAGTGTTGAGAAATCAAACAACCGATTGGACAACCGACAGTGTTTTCATTAAAGGTGGTTTATTTGGTCCACAAACCTGGGGATTGGCTAATTTTCAACAATTTGGTCAAAACATCCCCAACCCGATTGTAGATTCTACCATTACCTATGATTTTCTTGAAAAATCATTTGGTTACACCATGGTTAGAATGATTACAGATAAAGGTACCGGTGAGCGCACTTCGGCCCGTTTTTTAGTAAATCCTGAAAGTGTTTCTGATTTAAATTCCTATGTTTCTGTGTTAGTTTATCCTAACCCTGCCACCGATTTTATGTATGTTGAACTTGGTCAAACCAATCGCGCAATTGCTAAAATATCTAACCTAAATGGTCAGTTGTTAAGTGAAATTACCTTGACTGAAGGTAAGAATGAAATTGCTACAAGTGGCTTAAACAGTGGACTTTACCTCCTTCAAGTACAAACAGAAGATGGTAAGAATTTACTAAACAGTAAAATTTCTGTTTCAAGATAA
- a CDS encoding FAD-dependent oxidoreductase — protein sequence MEHFDVVVLGCGVAGLAAATTAVRQGARVLVVEKTEAIGGKATQSYVGTLCGLYYRRRDQDFNFCSEGFMAEFAKRVQGLSGYEAVSQPDGLAYLPYRLDAMRQVMQNYLSECRLEIALNSTVVRYGISGSRITQIELGNSRKIETKAVVDAGGNAQTSFTQHLPILEEPNPQQAHLSVAFSMETGDSNPHLEWIYALRKAEMEGLLSPAIALASIIPGVVETNRFWVKVPVLSKVMMPGSSETSLKEEGVRNAMLLAEVMRKYAPVFKNTRVAEIASKVGIRTEARNKGKKVLTAEDVTGGIKKEGPYSRGTWPVEIWESGKRVQLEYPEWGDYYTIEDKVLEAESLDNLFFAGRSISADTKAIASARVMGTCLQTGEQSGNLAVKSAQTS from the coding sequence GTGGAACATTTTGATGTGGTTGTCTTAGGATGTGGGGTAGCAGGTTTAGCAGCAGCCACTACTGCAGTGCGCCAGGGAGCCAGGGTTTTAGTGGTAGAAAAAACAGAAGCTATTGGCGGGAAAGCGACCCAATCGTATGTTGGAACCTTGTGTGGTTTGTATTACCGTAGAAGAGATCAGGACTTTAATTTCTGTTCGGAAGGATTTATGGCTGAATTTGCCAAACGGGTACAAGGTCTTTCAGGGTATGAAGCGGTTAGCCAACCCGATGGATTGGCCTATTTACCTTACCGATTGGATGCTATGAGACAAGTAATGCAAAACTACTTAAGCGAGTGCCGGTTAGAAATTGCCTTGAACAGCACAGTTGTTCGATATGGAATAAGTGGTTCAAGAATTACCCAAATAGAGTTGGGAAATAGCAGAAAAATTGAAACCAAAGCCGTGGTAGATGCGGGAGGAAATGCCCAAACTTCCTTCACACAGCATTTACCTATCCTTGAAGAACCTAATCCTCAGCAGGCCCATTTATCGGTTGCATTTTCGATGGAAACGGGAGACAGCAATCCACATTTAGAATGGATATATGCCTTGCGAAAAGCTGAAATGGAGGGCTTACTTTCACCTGCAATTGCTTTGGCATCGATTATACCAGGGGTAGTAGAAACGAATAGATTTTGGGTAAAGGTGCCGGTGCTAAGTAAGGTAATGATGCCAGGAAGTTCAGAAACTTCATTAAAAGAGGAAGGCGTTCGCAATGCCATGCTTTTAGCCGAAGTGATGCGAAAATATGCTCCGGTATTTAAAAACACCCGGGTAGCAGAAATTGCGAGTAAGGTTGGAATAAGAACGGAGGCTAGAAATAAAGGAAAGAAGGTACTGACCGCGGAAGACGTAACAGGTGGGATAAAGAAAGAAGGGCCTTATTCCAGAGGGACCTGGCCGGTTGAAATTTGGGAAAGCGGAAAAAGGGTACAATTGGAATATCCGGAATGGGGCGATTATTATACCATTGAGGATAAAGTGCTTGAGGCCGAAAGTTTGGACAATCTATTTTTTGCCGGACGATCTATTTCGGCCGACACTAAGGCCATTGCCAGTGCAAGGGTAATGGGCACTTGTTTACAAACAGGAGAACAATCCGGCAACCTGGCTGTTAAGTCTGCCCAAACTTCCTAG
- the fabD gene encoding ACP S-malonyltransferase: MKAYLFPGQGSQFPGMAKNLYLQYDLAKQLMLQADEILGFKLTEQMFEGSEEDLKQTKVTQPAIFLHSVVVAKLLGDSFKPDMVAGHSLGEFSALVANGVLQFEDALALVSKRAIAMQKACEINPSTMAAIIGMEDEVVEKICAGITSEIVVPANYNTPGQLVISGSKAGIDLAIEQLKLAGAKLTIVLNVGGAFHSPLMEPARMELEKAIQATRFRSPSCPIYQNVNASAETDPIRIQQNLVDQLTAPVRWTQTIQAMVKDGATSFVECGPGTVLQKMVKKIERSAEALSAEAGLSL, translated from the coding sequence ATGAAAGCCTATCTTTTTCCAGGTCAAGGTTCCCAATTTCCGGGAATGGCCAAAAACCTGTATTTACAATACGATTTAGCCAAACAATTGATGTTGCAGGCCGACGAAATTCTTGGTTTCAAACTAACCGAGCAGATGTTTGAAGGCAGTGAGGAGGATTTAAAACAAACCAAGGTAACCCAACCGGCCATTTTTTTACATTCGGTGGTTGTGGCCAAGCTGTTGGGCGATTCGTTCAAACCCGACATGGTTGCCGGGCATTCGTTGGGAGAGTTTTCGGCATTGGTAGCAAATGGGGTATTGCAATTTGAAGATGCCTTGGCCTTGGTTTCCAAGCGGGCAATTGCCATGCAAAAAGCTTGTGAAATAAATCCATCCACTATGGCAGCCATTATTGGAATGGAGGATGAAGTGGTAGAAAAAATATGTGCTGGAATCACTTCCGAAATAGTTGTACCTGCCAATTACAACACACCCGGACAATTAGTAATTAGTGGAAGTAAGGCTGGTATAGATCTGGCGATAGAGCAGTTAAAACTGGCTGGTGCCAAATTAACCATTGTATTAAATGTAGGGGGAGCCTTTCATTCACCATTGATGGAACCTGCAAGAATGGAGTTGGAAAAGGCCATTCAAGCCACCCGTTTCCGGTCGCCCAGTTGTCCGATTTATCAAAATGTAAATGCCAGTGCAGAGACTGACCCGATCAGAATTCAGCAAAATTTGGTGGACCAGCTAACCGCGCCGGTGAGGTGGACCCAAACCATTCAGGCTATGGTAAAGGATGGAGCAACGAGTTTTGTAGAATGTGGTCCGGGAACTGTTCTTCAAAAAATGGTAAAGAAAATAGAGCGTTCAGCCGAAGCCTTATCGGCAGAAGCGGGTTTAAGTCTTTAA
- the pyrF gene encoding orotidine-5'-phosphate decarboxylase, with the protein MTRQELITQIKQKRSFLCIGLDTDLEKIPAHFLSCQDPIFEFNKAIVDATRDLCVAYKPNLAFFETYGAKGWESFAKTVDYIGKSHFIIADAKRGDIGNTSERYAKAFFESLSCDAITLSPYMGSDSIKPFLNFPGKWAILLALTSNRGAEDFELLETSQGKKIYEQVLETSQSWGTSSNLMYVVGATRPEQFKQVRKMVPDHFLLVPGVGAQGGSLQEVCKYGLSPEVGLLINASRSILYASPHNDFAEKARTEAQLLQSEMETLLIENKLI; encoded by the coding sequence ATGACCCGCCAAGAATTAATTACGCAAATTAAACAAAAACGGTCCTTCCTTTGCATAGGACTTGATACCGATTTAGAGAAAATTCCTGCACACTTTCTCTCTTGCCAAGATCCCATTTTTGAATTCAACAAAGCCATCGTGGATGCAACCCGCGACCTCTGTGTTGCCTATAAACCAAACCTGGCCTTTTTTGAAACCTATGGTGCTAAAGGCTGGGAAAGCTTTGCCAAAACGGTTGATTATATAGGTAAAAGCCATTTCATTATTGCCGATGCCAAACGAGGCGATATCGGTAATACCTCCGAACGTTACGCCAAAGCATTTTTCGAATCCCTTTCCTGCGATGCTATCACCCTCTCTCCCTACATGGGAAGCGATAGCATCAAACCTTTCCTAAACTTTCCGGGTAAATGGGCCATTTTGCTGGCTTTAACTTCAAACCGCGGTGCCGAAGATTTTGAATTGCTCGAAACTTCCCAAGGTAAAAAAATCTATGAGCAGGTTTTAGAAACCAGCCAATCCTGGGGAACATCATCTAATTTGATGTATGTTGTTGGTGCTACCCGTCCGGAACAATTTAAACAGGTTAGGAAAATGGTGCCTGACCATTTTCTTCTCGTACCCGGGGTAGGTGCACAAGGCGGTAGCCTGCAAGAAGTATGTAAGTACGGACTAAGCCCGGAGGTGGGTTTGCTGATTAATGCCTCACGCTCCATTCTTTACGCATCGCCTCACAACGACTTTGCGGAAAAAGCTCGGACCGAAGCCCAACTCCTTCAATCTGAAATGGAAACTTTGCTGATAGAAAATAAGCTGATTTAA